DNA sequence from the Ramlibacter agri genome:
CTGTTGCGTAGATGGAAGGCTGCCCGCACGGATGAGCCACCGCGCTGAGCAAATGAAATGGCCGCCTGGCGGCGGCCATCAGCGGCGGCGCGCAGCCGCCCTAGGGTTTGCTGGCGTGGTCGCCGCCGTGCCCGCCGGTGGCGTGGAACTGCGGCGCACGCACCTTGGGCTGGCGCGGCGGCCGTTCGCCGGAGCTGGGCTGCGTCTGGATGGGGCCGGGTTGCGCCTGGATGTTCTGCGCCAGCTGGCCCTTGGGGCCCTGCTGGATGTCGAACGAGACCCGCGAGCCCTGCTTGAGCGTCTTGAAGCCTTCCATCGTGATCGCTGAAAAATGAGCGAACACGTCGGAGCCACCGCCATCGGGTTCGATGAAGCCGAACCCCTTGGCGTCGTTGAACCATTTCACTGTGCCGGTCGCCATGCTGTGCGCCCCCGTTTTTCTTCCCTCAATGCGGTCCGAGAGTTTCGTTCACTCGGGCTCAGCTGTCAATATTTTCACTTAAGGCCGCGTAAGTCCGCGTCGCCAAACGATTACTTTCCAAATGCGGTGGGTGCGCGCAAGAATCAGCACAGCGCGGCCGTCGTGTCGCTTGAATGTGACGCAACCGCCACCAATTCACCTGAGGTCGGCGGGTGCTGTTTGCCCTCGATAGAATGATTTTCATGGCCAGTCAGACACCTCTCCCGCCCCCGACCGGTCCCGTCAACCGGCCGGCGGACGACGATGGCGGCTCGGTGGTAGCAGAGCGGAAAACACAGAAGACCAAACCTCCGCAGATGTACCAGGTCGTCATGCTGAATGACGACTACACGCCCATGGAATTCGTGGTGGTGGTAATCCAGGAGTTTTTCAACAAGGACCGCGAGACGGCTACCCAGATCATGCTGAAGATCCATCTGGACGGCAAAGGCATCTGCGGCGTCTATTCCAGGGACGTCGCGGCGACCAAAGTCCAGCAAGTGCAGGAGGCCGCCCGGCAAGCTGGCCATCCCCTGCAGTGTTTGAGTGAACCGGTGGAATGACCGGCACTCAGAAGGAACAGAACGTTTTGAACGATAGGCAGAAGGAAATCTCATGATTGCCCAGGAATTGGAAGTCAGCCTCCACATGGCCTTCGTGGAAGCGCGTCAGCAGCGCCACGAGTTCATCACCGTGGAGCACCTGTTGCTGGCCCTGCTGGACAACCCCAGCGCGGCCGAAGTGCTGCGCGCCTGCAGTGCGAACATCGACGACCTGCGCAAGTCGCTGTCGAACTTCATCAAGGACAACACGCCGCAGGTCGCGGGCACCGACGACGTGGACACCCAGCCCACCCTGGGGTTCCAGCGCGTCATCCAGCGCGCGATCATGCACGTGCAGTCCACCGGCAACGGCAAGAAGGAAGTCACCGGCGCCAACGTGCTGGTCGCCATCTTCGGCGAGAAGGATTCGCACGCCGTCTACTACCTGCACCAGCAGGGCGTGACGCGCCTGGACGTGGTGAACTACATCGCCCACGGCATCAAGAAGAGCGACCCGCCGGAGCCCGCCAAGAGCGGCGAGAACGCCTCGTCCGAAGAGGGCGAGGGCGGCGAGAAGAACGAGAAGGCCTCGCCGCTGGAGCAGTTCACGCAGAACCTGAACCAGTCGGCCAAGGACGGCAAGATCGACCCGCTGATCGGCCGCGAGTACGAGGTCGAGCGCGTCATCCAGATCCTGTGCCGCCGCCGCAAGAACAACCCGCTGCTGGTGGGCGAGGCCGGCGTGGGCAAGACGGCCATCGCCGAAGGCCTGGCCTGGCGCATCGTGCAGAAGGAAGTGCCGGAGATCCTCGCGGAATCCAACGTGTACTCCCTCGACATGGGCGCGCTGCTGGCGGGCACCAAGTACCGCGGCGACTTCGAGCAGCGCCTGAAGGGCGTGCTGAGGTCACTCAAGGACAAGCCCAACGCGATCCTGTTCATCGACGAGATCCACACGCTGATCGGCGCCGGCGCGGCCTCGGGCGGCACGCTGGACGCGTCCAACCTGCTGAAGCCGGCGCTTTCGAGCGGCGCGCTGAAGTGCATCGGCGCGACCACGTTCACCGAATACCGCGGCATCTTCGAGAAGGACGCGGCGCTGTCGCGGCGCTTCCAGAAGGTCGACGTCGTCGAGCCGACGGTGGAACAGACGGTCGAAATCCTGAAGGGCCTCAAGAGCCGCTTCGAGGAACACCACAGCGTCAAGTACGCCGCCGGCGCCCTGCAGGCCGCGGCCGAACTGAGCGCGAAGTACATCAACGACCGCCACCTGCCGGACAAGGCGATCGACGTGATCGACGAAGCCGGCGCGGCGCAGCGCATCCTGCCGGTGGGCAAGCGCAAGAAGACCATCTCCAAGACCGAGGTCGAGGAGATCGTGGCCAAGATCGCCCGCATCCCGCCGGCGTCCGTCAGCAACGACGACCGCAGCAAGCTGCAGACGATCGAGCGCGACCTGAAGAGCGTCGTGTTCGGCCAGGACAAAGCGCTGGAAGTGCTGGCGGCCTCCGTCAAGATGGCTCGCTCCGGCCTGGGCCGGGGCGACAAGCCGATCGGCGCCTTCCTGTTCTCCGGCCCCACGGGCGTCGGCAAGACGGAAGCGGCGAAGCAGCTGGCCTACATCATGGGCATCGACCTGATCCGCTTCGACATGTCGGAGTACATGGAGCGCCACGCG
Encoded proteins:
- the clpS gene encoding ATP-dependent Clp protease adapter ClpS; translation: MASQTPLPPPTGPVNRPADDDGGSVVAERKTQKTKPPQMYQVVMLNDDYTPMEFVVVVIQEFFNKDRETATQIMLKIHLDGKGICGVYSRDVAATKVQQVQEAARQAGHPLQCLSEPVE
- the clpA gene encoding ATP-dependent Clp protease ATP-binding subunit ClpA produces the protein MIAQELEVSLHMAFVEARQQRHEFITVEHLLLALLDNPSAAEVLRACSANIDDLRKSLSNFIKDNTPQVAGTDDVDTQPTLGFQRVIQRAIMHVQSTGNGKKEVTGANVLVAIFGEKDSHAVYYLHQQGVTRLDVVNYIAHGIKKSDPPEPAKSGENASSEEGEGGEKNEKASPLEQFTQNLNQSAKDGKIDPLIGREYEVERVIQILCRRRKNNPLLVGEAGVGKTAIAEGLAWRIVQKEVPEILAESNVYSLDMGALLAGTKYRGDFEQRLKGVLRSLKDKPNAILFIDEIHTLIGAGAASGGTLDASNLLKPALSSGALKCIGATTFTEYRGIFEKDAALSRRFQKVDVVEPTVEQTVEILKGLKSRFEEHHSVKYAAGALQAAAELSAKYINDRHLPDKAIDVIDEAGAAQRILPVGKRKKTISKTEVEEIVAKIARIPPASVSNDDRSKLQTIERDLKSVVFGQDKALEVLAASVKMARSGLGRGDKPIGAFLFSGPTGVGKTEAAKQLAYIMGIDLIRFDMSEYMERHAVSRLIGAPPGYVGFDQGGLLTEAITKKPHAVLLLDEIEKAHPDIFNVLLQVMDHGTLTDNNGRKADFRNVIIIMTTNAGAETMNKSVIGFTTSREAGDEMQDIKRLFTPEFRNRLDAIVSFKPLDEQIILRVVDKFLLQLEQQLSEKKVEVTFTDNLRKYLAKKGFDPLMGARPMQRLIQDTIRRALADELLFGRLTEGGRLTVDIETKVDDKGVETSDVQLDIQPLPKKEGRAKPEPEEISTDGQ